One genomic window of Solanum stenotomum isolate F172 chromosome 9, ASM1918654v1, whole genome shotgun sequence includes the following:
- the LOC125877133 gene encoding putative receptor-like protein kinase At3g47110 has translation MVFSLDFKIPMPLCSFVFYLITLLSFMFNISHALKLQNGNETDIQALLAIKEKVTQDPHGMFTSWNNSVHFCSWEGVTCGHLHQRVTKLHLTSLDLVGTLSPFIGNLTFLTSLKLELNNFHGKIPPQVGGLFRLQHLSLTNNSFSGEIPINLSRCLNLVILGVGWNQLSGKIPFELGSLQKLERLQVHNNNLNGPIPETLGNLSAIKSLSLSVNNLEGTIPSSLSQLKTLNVLGLGINKLSGIVPAEIFNLSSLEIFTVCYNQLYGTLPSDFGLSLRKLKVLKIGHNWFTGPLPKSLSNASNLVELDAYGSNFTGKVSIDFGGLSDLWWLILASNSIGTGEVDDLSFFNSLGRCRNLKVLDLSDCKFGGELPDSIANLSTTLLSLRLGGNQLFGCIHSGIGNLVNLTELQLQKNDFSCSIPEVVGNLRRLQLVDLSENKFSGSIPSFMSNMTRLYSLHLEKNELTGNIPLSFGDFRYLQDLDLSQNHLSGTIPDGFMSLSSLTNSLNLADNQLSGPLSVEIGALNNLGRLDISNNMLSGKIPSSIGRCVGLESLVLAGNLFEGIIPSSISSLKGLEELDLSCNNLSGQIPTSLQLISLKKVNLSFNQFEGQLPTEGVFRNATAISVSGNRKLCGGIPELELPICPNADPDGSDKSRSIKLMIPLLSGLVALVFIMSLVIIIRLRKATGEPSLTSSPVTYESLYRATNGFSSANLIGNGSFSSVYKGVLDPGQCMVAVKVINIDQQGDTSKSFMAECEALRNIRHQNLVKIYNACSTSDFEGNPFIALVYEYMPNGSLESWLHPIPGADASTNEVRILGLVERLSISIDVACALEYLHNHCHNPIVLCDLKPDNILLDNDMTAHVADFGLTMFFSETMSKYSSIGYAAPENSIGGKASEFGDVYSYGILLLEMFTGKRPTDSMFENGRSLHSFAKTALLDEIVDPMLLPSNSRERQEAEEEGVLINQDDTSIKQEQECLISIIQIGVACSAESPRERMDIGDVVKELQLIRDILLASHAIHSSTSGSLRFEGSSSRSVTSNWQNFTSFRLP, from the exons ATGGTTTTTTCTCTAGACTTCAAGATTCCAATGCCATTATGTTCTTTTGTTTTCTATCTAATTACCCTCCTTTCATTCATGTTCAATATCTCACATGCCTTGAAGTTACAGAATGGTAATGAAACTGATATCCAAGCCTTACTTGCCATCAAAGAAAAGGTAACTCAAGATCCTCATGGTATGTTTACTTCATGGAATAATTCAGTCCATTTCTGCAGCTGGGAAGGTGTCACTTGTGGCCATCTTCATCAAAGAGTCACTAAACTGCACTTAACATCACTTGACTTAGTAGGTACTTTGTCACCTTTCATAGGAAATCTTACTTTTCTTACTAGTCTCAAACTTGAGCTCAACAATTTCCATGGAAAAATCCCACCACAGGTTGGTGGTTTGTTTAGGCTTCAGCATCTTAGTTTGACTAATAACTCATTTTCTGGAGAGATACCGATAAATCTTTCTCGTTGTTTGAATCTTGTTATACTTGGTGTTGGTTGGAATCAGTTGTCTGGAAAGATTCCATTTGAACTTGGTTCATTGCAAAAGCTTGAGAGATTGCAAGTTCATAACAACAACCTCAATGGACCAATCCCGGAAACCTTAGGTAATCTTTCCGCAATCAAATCACTTTCCTTATCGGTTAACAATTTGGAAGGAACTATTCCAAGTTCTCTTAGTCAATTGAAGACATTGAATGTTCTTGGTTTGGGTATAAATAAGTTATCTGGTATTGTACCTGCTGAAATTTTTAATCTTTCATCTCTTGAGATATTCACAGTTTGTTATAATCAGTTGTATGGAACTTTGCCATCAGACTTTGGTTTAAGTCTTCGTAAGTTGAAAGTTCTTAAGATTGGTCATAACTGGTTTACTGGACCCCTTCCAAAGTCATTATCTAATGCTTCAAATCTAGTTGAACTTGATGCATATGGTAGCAATTTCACTGGCAAAGTGTCAATTGACTTCGGGGGGTTATCGGATCTTTGGTGGCTGATTCTTGCATCAAATTCCATTGGAACAGGagaagttgatgacttgagttttttcaattctttgggTAGATGCAGAAACCTGAAAGTTCTGGATTTGAGTGATTGCAAATTTGGAGGTGAGCTACCTGATTCTATTGCAAATTTATCGACGACTCTTCTGTCACTAAGATTGGGAGGTAATCAACTATTTGGTTGTATTCATTCAGGAATAGGGAATCTTGTTAACTTGACTGAATTGCAACTGCAAAAGAATGATTTTTCATGTAGCATTCCTGAAGTCGTTGGCAATCTTCGTAGGCTTCAGTTAGTGGATTTGTCCGAAAACAAGTTTTCAGGAAGTATTCCATCTTTTATGTCTAACATGACTCGATTATATTCACTTCATTTGGAAAAGAATGAGTTAACTGGTAATATTCCCCTTAGTTTTGGCGATTTCCGGTACTTGCAAGATTTAGACCTTTCTCAGAATCATCTTAGTGGTACCATACCAGATGGATTTATGAGTTTGTCTTCCTTAACAAATTCTCTTAATCTTGCTGACAATCAATTGTCCGGTCCGCTATCAGTTGAAATTGGAGCTCTCAATAATCTTGGAAGATTGGATATTTCTAATAACATGTTGTCTGGGAAAATTCCTAGTAGTATAGGGAGGTGTGTAGGTTTGGAAAGCCTTGTTTTAGCTGGCAACTTATTTGAAGGTATAATTCCTTCATCCATTAGTTCTTTGAAAGGTCTTGAAGAATTGGATCTTTCGTGCAACAATTTATCTGGGCAGATTCCAACATCCCTTCAACTCATTTCCTTAAAAAAAGTGAACTTATCTTTCAACCAGTTTGAAGGTCAGTTGCCAACTGAAGGTGTTTTCAGGAACGCAACTGCAATCTCCGTATCAGGGAATAGGAAACTTTGTGGGGGTATACCGGAACTGGAGTTGCCAATATGTCCGAACGCTGACCCTGATGGTAGTGATAAGTCCAGAAGCATTAAGCTAATGATCCCTCTTCTTTCTGGACTTGTTGCACTGGTTTTCATCATGTCTTTAGTCATAATCATTCGGTTAAGAAAGGCAACGGGAGAGCCTTCTTTAACATCTTCACCGGTTACTTATGAGAGCCTATATAGGGCGACAAATGGATTCTCTTCTGCCAATTTGATTGGAAATGGTAGCTTTAGTTCTGTTTACAAAGGGGTACTTGATCCAGGTCAATGTATGGTTGCGGTGAAGGTGATAAACATTGACCAACAAGGGGATACTTCTAAGAGCTTCATGGCTGAGTGTGAGGCCTTGAGAAACATAAGGCATCAAAATCTTGTTAAGATCTATAATGCCTGTTCAACTAGTGATTTTGAGGGTAATCCGTTTATAGCTTTAGTTTACGAATACATGCCTAATGGGAGCTTAGAAAGTTGGTTGCATCCTATTCCGGGAGCTGATGCCTCAACTAATGAGGTGAGGATACTAGGTCTAGTCGAAAGACTAAGCATTTCTATTGATGTGGCTTGTGCACTGGAATATCTTCATAACCATTGCCATAATCCAATTGTGTTGTGTGATCTGAAACCGGACAACATTCTTCTCGACAATGACATGACTGCCCATGTAGCTGATTTTGGATTAACAATGTTTTTCTCAGAAACCATGAGCAAATATAGTTCAATTGGATATGCTGCACCAG AGAACAGCATAGGAGGTAAGGCTTCCGAATTTGGTGACGTTTACAGCTATGGGATCCTTCTACTAGAGATGTTTACTGGAAAGAGACCTACTGACAGCATGTTCGAAAATGGACGGAGTCTTCACAGTTTTGCTAAGACGGCTTTGCTTGATGAAATAGTAGACCCGATGCTTCTACCTAGCAACAGCAGAGAAAGACAAGAGGCTGAGGAAGAAGGAGTACTTATCAATCAAGATGATACTAGTATAAAACAAGAGCAGGAATGCTTGATCTCGATAATACAGATTGGAGTTGCATGTTCAGCTGAATCCCCGAGAGAAAGGATGGATATCGGGGATGTTGTCAAGGAACTTCAACTAATTAGAGACATTCTCCTTGCTTCTCATGCAATTCACAGCTCAACCAGCGG GAGCTTGAGGTTCGAAGGGTCTTCCAGTCGTTCTGTTACTAGTAACTGGCAAAATTTCACATCATTTCGTTTGCCTTGA
- the LOC125877132 gene encoding probable LRR receptor-like serine/threonine-protein kinase At3g47570: MELSFMTFKLLVSYIYCSILVMSMTVSTFDEQVLLDFKSRITDDPFQVMSSWNNSLHYCNWTGITCNPSFQRVMILDLRSLKLVGSIPSSIGNLTFLTTINLRNNSFHGEVPMEIGNLLQLQHLNLTWNSFTGTIPANLSYCKELRSLALEYNSLVGKVLPDQFSSLSKLNYLGLGSNNLTGGIPSWIGNFSTLRGLSLAINNLQGPIPRDIGRLSNLQIFQVYGNQLNGTIPQSLFNISSVYYFSVTQNLLYGELPSDIGLTLPNLVVFAGAVNDFTGPIPVSLSNATKLGVLELSQNKLTGNVPTSLGQLQGLYRMNFEINSLGRNTSGDLRFLDFLVNCTSLQVLSFEDNILGGELPKTIGNLSTRLEIFALGYNMIVGSLPTGLENLVNLTLLSLDNNYLRGSVPESLGKLRLLQGLPLNGNKLSGRIPSSIGNLTSLSTLHIEDNELEGNIPPELGQCIRLSRLNLTGNNLVGSIPKELAGLSSLSISLALANNSLTGSLPAEFGKLINLKEMDISHNKLSGEIPSTLSSCVSLERFIANNNLFRGEIPESLQGLRGLEEIDLSHNNISGGIPEFIGKLPYLRKLDLSFNELEGEVPTERIFANETAVSISGNDELCGGPPNYNFPTCPKQKDASSKKHISSRIKVAIIISVAFLFLLLCSFAACYIVIRKSRKRDLTGRSSRERQSDHFDDEEPTLFNDPILTAKITYQDIFKSTNGFSEDNLVGTGSFGSVYRGKFQVFDKVMAVKVLNLQQRGALKSFSDECRALKSIRHRNLLKIIAVCSSIDYQGNDFKCIVFEFMENGSLDDWLHSKGDEQYLNIIQRLNIAIDAASALDYLHNNCQVPIVHCDLKPSNILLDEEMTAHVGDFGLAKFLFKSSWNKHTSIALKGSIGYIPPEYGSGVNVSTLGDVYSFGIMLELCTGRRPTDEIFKDGLNIHQYVKSHLPRRITEIADASLLLAYEEHNIYEDNASDLEEKAILQDDEYISKLNTSTNIQECLISIMKIGLLCSSSSPRDRMPISIALKEIHTIKNLFLESKRIYNSIDRSDGNKLIKLSSSVFY; the protein is encoded by the exons ATGGAACTATCTTTTATGACTTTCAAGTTGTTAGTATCATACATCTATTGCTCAATTCTTGTTATGTCTATGACAGTCTCAACCTTTGATGAACAAGTTTTACTAGACTTCAAAAGTAGAATCACTGATGATCCATTCCAAGTCATGTCTTCTTGGAACAATTCTCTCCATTACTGCAATTGGACAGGCATAACATGCAACCCCTCCTTTCAAAGAGTCATGATTCTTGACTTGAGATCACTAAAGCTCGTTGGATCCATACCGTCTTCTATTGGGAACCTCACGTTCCTAACAACGATAAATCTTAGGAATAATAGCTTCCATGGTGAAGTCCCTATGGAAATTGGCAACCTCTTGCAACTGCAACATCTTAATCTCACTTGGAATTCATTTACTGGAACCATTCCTGCTAATCTGAGTTACTGTAAAGAACTTAGATCACTTGCTCTAGAATATAATAGTCTGGTTGGTAAAGTATTACCTGATCAGTTCAGTTCACTTTCAAAGTTGAATTATTTAGGCCTTGGAAGCAACAATCTAACAGGAGGTATCCCATCTTGGATAGGAAATTTTTCGACTCTTCGAGGTCTTTCCCTTGCAATCAACAATCTACAAGGACCAATACCTCGAGATATTGGACGTTTGTCAAACTTGCAAATATTCCAAGTTTATGGAAATCAGTTGAATGGTACAATTCCTCAATCTCTTTTCAATATATCCTCTGTTTACTATTTCTCTGTTACTCAAAACTTGTTGTATGGAGAGCTTCCATCAGATATAGGCCTTACTCTTCCGAATCTTGTGGTGTTTGCTGGTGCTGTGAACGATTTCACTGGACCAATTCCTGTTTCATTATCAAATGCAACAAAACTTGGTGTACTTGAATTGTCTCAAAATAAGCTGACCGGAAATGTCCCTACGAGTTTAGGACAATTGCAAGGGTTGTATAGGATGAACTTTGAGATCAATAGTCTTGGAAGAAACACAAGTGGGGATTTGAGGTTTCTTGATTTCCTAGTTAACTGCACAAGTTTGCAAGTTCTTAGCTTTGAGGACAACATTTTGGGAGGTGAATTGCCTAAAACAATCGGTAACCTTTCCACGAGGCTAGAAATATTTGCTCTTGGTTATAATATGATAGTTGGTTCTCTTCCTACAGGACTAGAAAATCTTGTTAATTTGACCCTTCTATCACTGGATAATAACTACTTGAGAGGCAGTGTTCCTGAGTCTTTAGGTAAGCTTCGACTCCTGCAAGGACTGCCGTTGAATGGAAACAAGTTATCAGGAAGGATTCCATCTTCTATTGGTAACTTAACATCTTTGTCTACTTTACACATTGAGGACaatgaattagaaggaaacaTACCTCCGGAGCTCGGGCAGTGCATTCGCTTATCAAGGCTAAACCTTACAGGAAATAATCTTGTTGGTTCCATACCAAAGGAGCTTGCAGGTCTTTCTTCTCTTTCGATTTCCTTAGCCTTAGCGAACAATTCGTTGACCGGTTCCTTGCCAGCTGAATTTGGAAAGTTGATAAATCTCAAGGAAATGGATATTTCACATAACAAATTATCAGGTGAAATTCCAAGTACTCTAAGTAGCTGTGTCAGCTTAGAGCGCTTCATAGCGAATAACAACCTGTTTCGAGGAGAAATTCCTGAATCCTTGCAAGGTTTAAGAGGTTTAGAAGAAATTGATTTGTCACACAATAACATCTCAGGAGGAATACCTGAGTTTATTGGGAAACTTCCATATCTTAGGAAGCTTGATCTTTCATTCAACGAACTTGAAGGCGAAGTACCAACTGAAAGGATCTTTGCAAATGAAACCGCCGTCTCAATCTCAGGGAATGATGAACTATGTGGAGGTCCTCCAAACTACAATTTTCCTACATGCCCTAAACAAAAAGATGCATCATCAAAGAAACACATTAGTTCAAGGATAAAAGTAGCAATTATTATTTCGGTTGCATTTCTGTTTTTACTTTTGTGTTCTTTTGCAGCTTGCTATATAGTAATTAGGAAGTCGAGAAAGAGAGATCTTACTGGACGGTCCTCAAGAGAAAGGCAGTCTGATCATTTTGATGATGAAGAACCTACTTTATTTAATGATCCAATTTTGACAGCAAAGATAACTTACCAAGATATATTCAAGTCAACCAATGGATTTTCTGAGGATAATCTAGTCGGTACAGGAAGTTTTGGTTCTGTTTACAGAGGAAAGTTTCAGGTTTTTGATAAAGTTATGGCAGTGAAAGTATTGAACCTCCAACAAAGAGGTGCTTTGAAAAGCTTTTCGGATGAATGTAGAGCTTTGAAAAGCATAAGGCATCGAAATCTACTTAAGATAATAGCTGTTTGTTCAAGCATCGATTACCAAGGTAATGATTTCAAATGCATAGTCTTTGAGTTCATGGAAAATGGAAGCTTAGATGACTGGCTGCACTCGAAAGGTGATGAGCAATACCTCAATATTATCCAAAGACTAAACATCGCAATAGATGCTGCTTCAGCACTTGATTATCTCCACAACAATTGCCAAGTACCAATTGTTCACTGTGATTTAAAACCGAGCAACATACTGCTCGATGAAGAGATGACTGCCCATGTTGGTGACTTTGGATTGGCAAAATTTCTCTTCAAATCATCATGGAACAAACATACATCTATTGCACTAAAGGGTTCTATTGGTTATATCCCACCAG AATATGGATCAGGTGTAAATGTGTCCACTCTAGGAGATGTTTATAGCTTTGGTATCATGCTAGAGTTGTGTACCGGTAGAAGGCCAACCGATGAGATCTTCAAAGATGGCCTGAATATTCACCAATATGTCAAATCCCATCTGCCTAGACGTATCACGGAGATTGCTGATGCATCATTGCTTTTAGCATATGAAGAACACAATATATATGAGGACAATGCAAGTGATTTGGAAGAAAAGGCAATACTTCAAGATGATGAGTATATATCCAAGCTAAACACCAGCACTAATATACAAGAATGCTTGATCTCAATCATGAAAATAGGACTTTTATGCAGTAGCTCATCGCCAAGAGATCGAATGCCAATAAGCATAGCTTTGAAAGAGATTCACACAATCAAGAACTTATTTCTAGAGTCTAAGAGGATATATAATAGTATAGATAGATCAGATGGTAATAAGCTAATCAAATTATCATCTTCAGTATTTTATTGA